Proteins co-encoded in one Cercospora beticola chromosome 7, complete sequence genomic window:
- a CDS encoding uncharacterized protein (BUSCO:EOG09264XPY): MTMLRTDPNIIITGTPGVGKTSHAEELARRIPTLHHLSVNDVVKKHNIGEKSDDPSDPNLQIVDEDRLLDVIENDLEEGGQIIDWHACDLFPPSFIDLVVVVRCDNGTLYDRLKARGYEEKKLQENLDCEIMEVLLQEARDAYDGEIVVELKSEKAEDIDGNVDRIESWVKQWKKDHGKEGGEVEAQASGKKDEDDPMFLHG; encoded by the coding sequence ATGACGATGCTACGAACAGAtcccaacatcatcatcaccggcACACCAGGCGTAGGCAAAACCTCTCACGCTGAAGAACTCGCCCGCCGCATCCCCACCTTACACCATCTCAGCGTCAACGACGTCGTAAAGAAACACAACATTGGCGAGAAATCCGATGACCCTTCCGATCCAAATCTTCAAATCGTCGACGAGGACCGACTACTGGACGTGATTGAAAATgatctcgaagaaggcgggCAAATCATCGACTGGCATGCTTGCGATCTCTTTCCTCCGAGTTTTATTGATTTGGTCGTTGTTGTGCGATGCGATAATGGGACGTTGTATGATCGCTTGAAAGCAAGAGGATACGAGGAaaagaagctgcaggagaATCTGGATTGTGAGATTATGGAGGTTTTGTTGCAGGAGGCGAGGGATGCGTATGATGGGGAGATTGTGGTGGAATTGAAGAGTGAGAAGGCGGAGGATATCGATGGGAATGTGGATCGCATTGAAAGTTGGGTGAAGCAGTGGAAGAAGGATCACGGAAAAGAGGGTGGGGAAGTTGAGGCTCAGGCGAGTGGaaagaaggacgaggatgatccGATGTTTTTGCATGGATGA
- a CDS encoding uncharacterized protein (BUSCO:EOG09264YHS), with protein sequence MAPPKHLNFITGNANKLAEVQAILSFTPVELRSQNVDLVEIQGTIEEISKDKASRAAEAVQGPVLVEDTCLCFNAFKELPGPYVKWFLKALGVQEFHKLLAGFEDKSAQAVCTFAYCEGPGKEPIVFQGRTAGKIVPCRGPTDFGWDACFEYEGQTYAEMPKVEKNKVSHRGKALEKLTEWLNQEL encoded by the exons ATGGCCCCACCCAAGCATCTCAACTTCATCACAGGCAATGCCAACAAACTCGCCGAAGTCCAAGCCATTCTCTCTTTCACGCCCGTCGAACTCCGATCGCAAAATGTCGATCTAGTAGAGATTCAAGGGACGATTGAGGAGATTTCCAAAGATAAGGCGAGCAGGGCTGCGGAGGCG GTACAAGGACCTGTTTTGGTGGAAGATACGTGTTTGTGTTTCAATGCGTTCAAGGAGCTGCCGGGACCTTATGT AAAGTGGTTCCTCAAGGCTCTCGGGGTGCAAGAATTCCACAAGCTGTTGGCGGGCTTCGAAGACAAGTCTGCTCAGGCTGTGTGTACGTTTGCGTACTGCGAGGGACCAGGCAAGGAGCCGATTGTGTTCCAGGGCCGGACAGCT GGCAAGATTGTGCCTTGTCGTGGACCAACGGATTTCG GCTGGGATGCGTGCTTCGAGTATGAAGGACAGACATATGCCGAAATGCCCAAAGTGGAGAAGAACAAGGTCTCGCATCGTGGAAAGGCTTTGGAGAAGCTGACGGAGTGGCTGAATCAGGAGCTTTGA
- the RPS1 gene encoding 40S ribosomal protein eS1 gives MAVGKNKRLSKGKKGLKKRTDPFARKDWFSVKAPSTFNIRDVGKTLVNRSTGLKNANDALKGRIFEVSLADLQKDEDHAFRKVKLRVDEVQGKNCLTNFHGLDFTSDKLRSLVRKWQTLIEANVVVKTTDDYLLRLFCIAFTKRRPNQIKKTTYARSSQIRAIRKKMTDIMQREAQSCTLSQLTTKLIPEVIGREIEKSTQGIYPLQNVHVRKVKLLKSPKFDLGNLLSLHGESSTDDAGQKVEGARDFKETVLESV, from the exons ATGGCTGTCGGCAAGAACAAGAGACTGtccaagggcaagaagggccTGAAGAAGCGTACCGACCCATTCGCCCGCAAGGACTGGTTCAGCGTCAAGGCTCCGTCGACGTTCAACATTCGCGA TGTCGGCAAGACCCTCGTGAACCGCTCCACTGGTCTCAAGAACGCCAACGATGCGCTCAAGGGCCGTATCTTCGAGGTCTCGCTCGCCGATCTCCAGAAGGATGAGGACCACGCTTTCCGCAAGGTTAAGCTGCGCGTCGACGAGGTCCAGGGCAAGAACTGCCTGACCAACTTCCACGGACTTGACTTCACTTCCGACAAGCTGCGCTCGCTCGTCCGCAAGTGGCAGACCCTCATCGAGGCCAACGTTGTCGTCAAGACCACCGATGActacctcctccgcctcttctGCATTGCCTTCACCAAGCGGAGACCAAACCAGATCAAGAAGACCACCTACGCACGATCTTCGCAAATCCGCGCCatcaggaagaagatgacggaTATCATGCAGCGCGAGGCCCAGAGCTGCACTCTCAGCCAGCTCACCACCAAGCTGATCCCAGAAGTGATCGGCCGtgagatcgagaagagcaCTCAGGGCATCTACCCTCTCCAGAAC GTCCACGTCCGCAAGGTCAAGCTCCTCAAGTCGCCTAAGTTCGATCTTGGTAACCTCCTCTCGCTCCACGGCGAGTCCTCCACCGATGACGCTGGCCAGAAGGTCGAGGGTGCACGCGACTTCAAGGAGACGGTCTTGGAGTCTGTTTAA